In Natronogracilivirga saccharolytica, the following are encoded in one genomic region:
- a CDS encoding DUF5723 family protein has product MLLIKIRPLLLTLLFTGVCATVTARSVGHPDIVALGGGTAYLSGIDAHFHNPANLALHKRSGRFQISAGSGGVYDSRGERISSWSHFPDIVSRHFYSGTTPGNESWSDDDVTSLFSNDDRLRHTRKYEFTPVAISWSGGNSARSVALRSRGMSSFQISRNWFDAANASESGEEESLSRRLSEQYHVYHELSVGFAREVTMFNNWTADLNTLYFGIAPKFILGGMHSDSEFESRYIRSDNEWDNSKHLTAHVAGDIDRFVSELIAGADPHQTHREHFSRSSNMEVNGIGMGLDAGLTYVMPLGDDIALSPHVDRPLRKSLRFSIAVHDLGAVRYHNHDGTRESRTITRTYEDIPESDAGFSGYPAELFHYLAKDEAEQSVFENLADVDESAYYVQLPTKLHLGAAIQYNWFVGLIDLNYRFNAPEFETDGWITSLGSEIRILPFLPVKGSMQIRPDGSISFGAGLGLDAGPVSASGAVRLHRNSDSGKTNWVAGSVSGMSLRISF; this is encoded by the coding sequence TTGTTATTAATCAAAATCCGTCCGTTGCTGCTGACCTTGCTGTTTACAGGAGTTTGTGCTACGGTAACAGCCCGTTCAGTCGGCCATCCTGATATCGTTGCGCTCGGGGGAGGCACGGCATATCTGAGCGGCATAGATGCTCATTTTCACAACCCTGCAAATCTTGCGCTTCATAAGCGGTCGGGGCGATTTCAGATTTCTGCGGGCAGCGGAGGCGTGTATGACAGCCGCGGGGAGAGAATCAGCAGCTGGAGCCACTTTCCGGACATTGTATCCCGTCACTTCTACTCCGGGACCACACCGGGCAATGAATCCTGGTCTGACGATGACGTCACCAGCTTATTTTCAAATGATGACCGGTTGCGCCACACCAGGAAATATGAATTCACCCCGGTTGCAATAAGCTGGTCCGGCGGGAACTCGGCACGTTCTGTTGCCCTTCGCTCCCGTGGCATGTCATCATTTCAAATCAGCCGGAACTGGTTTGATGCTGCCAATGCATCAGAATCCGGAGAAGAAGAGTCACTCAGCAGAAGATTGTCAGAACAGTATCATGTATATCATGAACTGTCAGTGGGGTTTGCAAGGGAGGTCACCATGTTCAATAACTGGACGGCAGACCTGAACACACTCTACTTTGGAATTGCACCCAAATTTATCCTTGGTGGCATGCATTCAGACAGTGAATTCGAATCCCGCTATATCCGCTCTGACAATGAATGGGATAATTCGAAACATTTAACTGCGCACGTTGCGGGTGACATCGACCGTTTTGTATCGGAACTGATCGCCGGTGCTGATCCGCATCAGACTCACCGGGAACATTTTTCCCGATCTTCAAATATGGAGGTCAACGGAATCGGGATGGGTCTGGATGCAGGCCTAACCTATGTCATGCCGCTGGGCGATGATATAGCGCTGTCACCACATGTCGACCGGCCCCTGAGAAAGTCCCTTCGCTTTAGCATTGCCGTTCACGACCTTGGTGCTGTTCGATATCATAATCATGACGGAACCCGCGAATCCAGAACAATCACCAGGACATATGAAGATATTCCGGAGTCAGATGCCGGCTTCTCCGGTTACCCGGCTGAATTGTTTCACTACCTGGCAAAAGATGAAGCGGAGCAGTCTGTATTTGAAAATCTTGCTGACGTGGATGAATCAGCTTACTATGTGCAGTTGCCGACAAAGCTGCACCTGGGAGCAGCAATTCAATATAACTGGTTTGTCGGATTGATCGATCTTAACTATCGTTTCAATGCCCCTGAGTTTGAAACCGACGGATGGATAACGTCCCTTGGATCTGAGATCAGAATTTTGCCCTTTCTTCCTGTCAAAGGCAGCATGCAGATCCGTCCCGACGGCAGTATTTCTTTTGGTGCCGGACTGGGCCTGGATGCGGGTCCTGTATCTGCTTCAGGTGCTGTTCGGCTCCACAGAAACAGTGACTCCGGTAAAACAAATTGGGTTGCCGGCTCTGTTTCCGGAATGAGCCTGCGAATAAGTTTCTGA
- the atpD gene encoding F0F1 ATP synthase subunit beta, producing MNKGSIAQIIGPVVDVDFEEGNLPPILNALKVERENGQDLILEVAQHLGENRVRTIAMDSTDGLVREMPVEDLKTTISMPIGEDIRGRLFNIIGDAIDGIEQPKGDERYPIHRPAPAFEDLSTSTEMLETGIKVIDLLCPYAKGGKIGLFGGAGVGKTVIIQELINNIAKQHGGLSVFAGVGERTREGNDLLREFIESGVINYGEEFKKEFEESDNWNLEKVDPEALKKSQATLVFGQMNEPPGARARVALSGLTIAEYFRDKVSKDILLFVDNIFRFTQAGSEVSALLGRMPSAVGYQPTLASEMGDLQERITSTKEGSITSVQAIYVPADDLTDPAPATTFSHLDATTVLSRQIASLGIYPAVDPLDSTSRILDPRAIGEDHYEAAQSVKELLQRYKELQDIIAILGMDELSDEDKLTVARARRVQRFLSQPFFVASQFTGLEGKFVKIEDTIKGFKKIVDGELDHLPENAFFLVGSIEEAIERGEKMLKEDMEKEEEEA from the coding sequence ATGAATAAAGGGAGCATAGCTCAGATTATCGGACCTGTTGTTGACGTGGATTTTGAAGAAGGCAATCTTCCGCCGATTCTGAACGCTTTGAAAGTGGAACGGGAAAATGGTCAGGATTTGATCCTGGAAGTGGCTCAGCACCTTGGAGAAAACAGGGTTCGGACTATAGCCATGGATTCCACGGACGGCCTTGTCAGAGAGATGCCTGTCGAAGATCTGAAGACCACCATTTCCATGCCTATCGGAGAAGACATCCGCGGACGCCTGTTCAATATTATCGGAGATGCCATTGACGGAATTGAACAGCCCAAAGGTGATGAGCGGTATCCCATTCATCGTCCTGCGCCGGCATTCGAAGATCTTTCGACATCTACCGAAATGCTGGAAACAGGGATCAAGGTAATTGACCTGCTTTGTCCGTATGCCAAAGGCGGCAAGATCGGATTGTTCGGAGGAGCCGGTGTAGGAAAAACCGTAATTATTCAGGAGCTTATTAACAACATCGCCAAACAGCATGGCGGACTCTCTGTATTTGCCGGTGTAGGGGAGCGTACCCGTGAGGGAAATGACCTGCTTCGGGAGTTTATTGAATCGGGGGTTATTAATTACGGCGAAGAGTTCAAGAAAGAGTTTGAAGAGTCAGACAACTGGAATCTTGAAAAAGTAGATCCGGAAGCACTCAAGAAATCACAGGCAACCCTGGTATTCGGTCAGATGAATGAACCGCCCGGCGCGCGTGCACGTGTTGCATTGTCGGGACTTACCATTGCCGAATACTTCCGGGACAAGGTCAGCAAGGACATCCTTTTGTTTGTTGACAACATATTCCGCTTTACCCAGGCCGGCTCCGAAGTGTCAGCACTTCTCGGGCGGATGCCGTCTGCCGTTGGTTATCAGCCGACTCTTGCATCCGAAATGGGAGATTTGCAGGAGCGGATTACATCAACAAAGGAGGGATCCATTACATCGGTTCAGGCTATTTATGTTCCGGCGGATGACCTTACCGATCCCGCGCCTGCCACCACTTTTTCTCACCTTGATGCCACAACGGTACTTTCCCGTCAGATTGCATCGCTTGGCATCTATCCTGCCGTTGATCCGCTTGATTCGACTTCAAGAATCCTGGATCCCAGGGCTATCGGCGAAGACCACTATGAAGCTGCACAAAGTGTGAAGGAGCTGCTCCAGCGCTATAAAGAGCTTCAGGATATTATCGCGATTCTTGGTATGGATGAGTTGTCTGATGAGGACAAACTTACCGTGGCCCGTGCCCGCCGGGTGCAAAGATTCCTGAGTCAGCCTTTCTTTGTTGCATCGCAGTTTACCGGACTGGAGGGCAAGTTTGTCAAAATTGAGGATACCATAAAAGGATTCAAAAAAATTGTTGATGGTGAACTTGACCATCTTCCTGAAAATGCATTTTTCCTTGTCGGTAGCATTGAAGAGGCCATTGAACGCGGTGAGAAAATGCTGAAGGAAGACATGGAAAAAGAGGAAGAAGAGGCATAA
- a CDS encoding valine--tRNA ligase — protein MSSGTPNNSETNAVPKKYDPKAIEDQWYDYWMKHRFFEASEDSGKEPFTIMMPPPNVTGALHMGHALQGAVQDTLTRLKRMQGYEALWLPGTDHAGIATQNVVERELKEKEKKTRHDIGREEFVNKVWEWKEKYGEIITRQYSKLGVSCDWSRERFTMDEGLSRAVQETFIRLHDEGLIYKGNYLVNWCPVDMTAISDEEVEHVERKGHMWHVSYPLDEETAAKSGKTHLTIATTRPETIPADTAVSVHPEDDRYKNMIGGHAFVPTTGRKVPIIADEYVKTEYGSGALKVTPAHDENDFEIGLRHNLPRINIINKDGTMNEDSGRYNGMDRFDARDAIVKDIESEGLLEKVEDYVNQIGISSRSKAVIEPLLSDQWFVKMKPLADKAMQFSRDGEFRFYPPRWQNEFFRWMENIRDWVISRQLWWGHRIPVWYHTKEDGSIDYSKDYVVSIEQPDSSMVQDPDVLDTWFSSWLWPFSTLGWPDKTRALDYFYPTSVLVSGYDILFFWVSRMLMGGIHFTGETPFRDIFMTGIVKDKLGRKMSKSLNNGIDPLEMIDQYGADAVRYCLIILCAQGQDIKLDPSKFEMGRNFANKLWNAFRFLNLHLDPQASYRRHFSAGEDEADSGAAEISEMPLQDRWMITRINQTIQDVDDDLSRYRLNEALLKIYSLVWDDFCDWYLELIKPEYGQSMPHETAERAIIILEMQLKLLHPFMPFITEEIWQRLRSRTPEDALIVSDWPVADSKWTDGNSRDLFITIQQMISSVRNIRAEMNVPDNLDIELIIKPADRETREKLLEHQAIFEKMLKISEFTVDTEVNRPGASASDVVDGHELFVPLSGLIDFDKEKQRVQKEISRLESFLTSVEKKLANEKFLNNAPADVVENEKKKQSDARVNLAKMRTILADLDR, from the coding sequence ATGAGCAGCGGAACTCCCAATAACAGTGAAACAAACGCAGTACCCAAAAAATACGACCCCAAAGCCATTGAAGATCAGTGGTATGACTACTGGATGAAGCATCGCTTTTTCGAGGCCAGTGAAGATTCCGGAAAGGAACCCTTCACTATCATGATGCCTCCTCCCAATGTGACCGGAGCCCTTCACATGGGTCATGCCCTTCAGGGAGCTGTTCAGGACACACTGACACGCCTCAAAAGAATGCAGGGTTATGAAGCCCTATGGCTTCCGGGAACCGATCACGCAGGTATCGCAACCCAGAACGTTGTGGAGCGGGAGCTCAAAGAAAAGGAAAAAAAGACCAGGCATGATATCGGGCGGGAAGAATTTGTAAACAAAGTCTGGGAATGGAAAGAGAAGTACGGTGAAATCATTACCCGCCAGTACAGCAAGCTGGGAGTCAGTTGTGACTGGAGCCGCGAACGTTTTACCATGGACGAAGGCCTGTCGCGGGCGGTCCAGGAAACTTTCATCCGGCTGCATGATGAAGGACTTATCTACAAGGGAAATTACCTGGTCAACTGGTGTCCGGTCGATATGACCGCCATTTCGGATGAGGAAGTCGAGCATGTCGAGCGCAAGGGTCACATGTGGCATGTTTCCTATCCGCTTGATGAAGAAACCGCCGCCAAATCGGGTAAAACCCATCTCACCATCGCCACGACACGACCTGAAACCATTCCGGCCGACACGGCTGTAAGCGTTCACCCTGAAGACGACCGCTACAAGAATATGATTGGCGGACATGCCTTTGTGCCGACTACCGGACGCAAGGTACCCATCATCGCCGATGAATATGTCAAAACAGAGTATGGTTCAGGCGCGCTGAAAGTTACGCCCGCCCACGACGAAAATGACTTCGAAATAGGCCTGAGACACAATCTTCCCAGGATCAACATCATCAACAAAGATGGTACTATGAACGAAGACTCCGGCCGGTATAATGGAATGGACCGGTTTGATGCCCGTGACGCCATCGTAAAGGACATCGAGTCGGAAGGCCTGCTGGAAAAAGTGGAAGATTATGTCAATCAGATCGGCATATCGAGCCGGAGCAAAGCTGTCATTGAGCCTCTGCTTTCTGATCAGTGGTTTGTAAAAATGAAGCCACTGGCTGATAAAGCCATGCAATTCAGCCGGGACGGCGAGTTCCGGTTTTATCCGCCCCGCTGGCAAAATGAATTCTTTCGCTGGATGGAGAACATTCGCGACTGGGTGATCTCACGGCAGCTCTGGTGGGGACACCGGATCCCCGTTTGGTACCATACAAAAGAAGACGGCAGCATTGACTATTCGAAAGATTATGTAGTCAGCATTGAGCAGCCGGACAGCAGCATGGTTCAGGATCCGGATGTGCTGGATACATGGTTCTCTTCCTGGCTCTGGCCTTTTTCCACCCTGGGATGGCCTGACAAAACCCGGGCGCTCGACTATTTTTATCCCACCTCCGTGCTGGTATCCGGGTACGATATCCTGTTCTTCTGGGTCAGCCGGATGCTTATGGGGGGCATCCATTTTACCGGCGAAACCCCGTTCCGGGATATTTTCATGACCGGCATTGTCAAGGACAAGCTTGGCCGGAAGATGAGCAAAAGCCTGAACAACGGCATCGATCCGCTGGAAATGATTGACCAGTACGGGGCCGATGCCGTGCGTTACTGCCTTATCATCCTGTGCGCTCAGGGTCAGGACATCAAACTCGATCCTTCGAAATTTGAAATGGGCCGGAATTTTGCAAATAAACTGTGGAATGCCTTCCGCTTTTTAAATCTGCACCTGGATCCGCAGGCATCCTATCGCCGCCATTTTTCAGCCGGTGAAGATGAAGCTGACTCGGGTGCAGCTGAAATTTCTGAAATGCCGCTGCAGGATCGCTGGATGATCACCCGGATAAATCAAACCATTCAGGATGTCGATGACGACCTGTCCCGCTACCGGCTGAACGAGGCCTTGCTGAAAATATATTCTCTTGTGTGGGATGACTTTTGCGACTGGTACCTCGAGCTGATTAAACCTGAATACGGGCAAAGCATGCCGCATGAGACTGCGGAGAGGGCAATAATCATCCTTGAAATGCAGCTTAAACTGCTGCATCCCTTCATGCCGTTTATTACGGAAGAAATTTGGCAGCGATTGCGCAGCCGGACTCCCGAAGATGCGCTGATAGTCAGTGACTGGCCTGTTGCGGACAGCAAATGGACTGACGGTAATTCCCGGGACCTGTTCATCACCATTCAGCAAATGATCTCATCAGTGAGGAATATCCGTGCCGAAATGAATGTGCCTGATAATCTGGACATTGAGCTGATCATCAAGCCCGCTGACCGGGAAACCCGTGAAAAGCTGCTGGAACATCAGGCCATTTTTGAAAAAATGCTGAAAATTTCGGAATTCACCGTTGACACCGAAGTGAACAGACCGGGTGCCAGTGCCTCCGATGTCGTTGACGGACATGAGCTGTTTGTGCCGCTCTCGGGCCTTATTGATTTCGATAAGGAAAAGCAGCGCGTTCAAAAAGAGATCAGCCGCCTTGAGTCATTTCTGACATCAGTCGAAAAGAAGCTTGCCAATGAAAAGTTTTTGAATAATGCTCCGGCGGATGTCGTTGAAAATGAAAAGAAAAAACAAAGTGATGCCCGGGTGAATCTTGCGAAAATGCGCACAATCCTGGCCGATCTGGACCGGTAA
- a CDS encoding site-2 protease family protein, whose translation MQKQGLTLGKINGIRVGLDYSWFIIFVLVVYMLAVWFFPENFEDVSTAGAWVLSLLTAFLFFLSILLHEFAHAVAARKRDVEISEIILFIFGGLARMKKEPEKAADEFVIAGAGPLCSFVLGAVFLGIAFLSEPFLGEGLHGVFWYIGYINILLVIFNLVPGFPLDGGRMMRAAIWHYTGNLRRSTRVVSIFGQVFAFFLMFVGVMVIFGGAIITGVVWIFVGMFLLQSAKSGYYMVAMREGLSGIPVKKMMTIDPSIVHPDLSLRNLVNEHFFKNRFSCFPVVRQNEFLGLVEINQVKNVDREKWELVKVSDIMTPRDDLNIVHPETDAYDALMQMIDSRSGRLPVMEGDRLVGIISRKDILQFVEFRETLQG comes from the coding sequence ATGCAAAAACAAGGTCTGACGCTTGGAAAAATAAACGGCATACGGGTTGGACTGGATTACAGCTGGTTTATCATATTTGTGCTTGTAGTCTACATGCTGGCCGTATGGTTTTTTCCGGAAAACTTTGAAGATGTTTCAACTGCCGGGGCATGGGTTCTTAGTTTGCTGACAGCGTTTCTGTTTTTTTTATCCATTCTGCTGCATGAATTTGCCCATGCCGTGGCCGCCAGAAAGAGAGATGTCGAGATCAGTGAAATTATCCTGTTCATTTTCGGAGGACTGGCGCGCATGAAAAAAGAACCTGAAAAAGCCGCAGATGAATTTGTGATTGCCGGTGCCGGTCCGCTGTGCAGTTTTGTACTGGGAGCCGTGTTCCTGGGTATTGCTTTTCTGTCCGAACCCTTTTTGGGCGAGGGGCTTCACGGCGTTTTCTGGTACATCGGATATATCAATATTTTACTTGTGATCTTCAATCTGGTTCCGGGTTTCCCGCTTGACGGTGGACGGATGATGCGCGCAGCCATCTGGCACTACACCGGCAACCTGAGAAGATCCACACGTGTTGTCAGTATTTTCGGACAGGTGTTTGCCTTCTTTTTAATGTTTGTCGGGGTGATGGTCATTTTTGGCGGTGCTATCATAACCGGTGTCGTCTGGATTTTCGTGGGAATGTTCCTGCTTCAGTCGGCCAAAAGCGGATATTACATGGTTGCCATGCGGGAAGGATTGTCCGGCATACCGGTAAAAAAAATGATGACGATTGATCCGTCCATTGTTCATCCGGACCTCAGCCTCAGAAACCTTGTGAATGAACATTTTTTCAAAAATCGCTTCTCCTGTTTTCCTGTGGTCAGGCAGAATGAGTTTCTTGGTCTTGTTGAGATAAATCAGGTGAAGAACGTAGACAGAGAGAAGTGGGAGCTTGTGAAAGTTTCTGACATAATGACACCCCGGGATGATCTGAACATAGTTCACCCTGAAACCGATGCTTATGATGCTTTAATGCAGATGATTGATTCGCGGAGCGGGCGGTTGCCTGTAATGGAGGGGGATCGCCTGGTCGGAATTATTTCCCGGAAAGATATTCTGCAGTTTGTCGAGTTTCGCGAAACGCTGCAGGGGTGA
- a CDS encoding ATP-dependent helicase, with amino-acid sequence MPTFVLQNDGEKPPHSEPPFLTDVNDAQKKAVLHTDGPLLIIAGAGSGKTRVLTYRIANLLYQKKAWPNQILALTFTNKAAREMQERIVDLIGEKANRIWMGTFHSIFSRILRFEAEHLGYTRDFSIYDTVDTDRVIKSILQELGFNTREVKPQAVRFIISNAKNQLISPEAFKNKFVQSSLDDIAAQVYERYIARCRQNNAMDFDDLLIKPIELFEHHPEILQKYQNHFRYILIDEYQDTNHAQYRATQLLAAGHQNICVVGDDSQSIYSFRGADISNILNFKEDYPDSAQIPLEQNYRSTKSILQCADSVIRQNTSRLDKTLWTQNDRGEIITVLENYDERDEANRIVRSIEDLKMREHLSFRDFAVLYRTNYQSRVLEDAFRRRGVPYQLVGGISFYQRKEIKDVTAYLRLLVNPHDDESLLRVINEPARGVGEKTITNLQQIARKHNKSLWDTIGDVESTGIYKPAIGRIRDFVDILERTGKKLTDTGLTDTVRFLLDETGYVKQFVEEHSHDSLMRRQNVMELLNAISYFEKSSNTPSLSAFLQEISLVTDLDAHDTDDPAVTLMTVHGSKGLEFPVVFITGLEEDLFPIGGRSGEDVDIEEERRLFYVAITRAEKRLYFSYAKNRFRFGEQVDMNRSRFLDEVDPSVVRTETGATIRQTGSPGMAGRSGKSGTYISYDQSNYDGNAGAGSDFHSESYDSAAPADDGGGMGVEYDQNTGEIIWRSGMAVIHKKFGPGKIVQCQGQGDDARLTVFFKNVGQKKLVARLAQLKVIG; translated from the coding sequence ATGCCAACATTTGTATTACAGAACGATGGCGAAAAACCGCCTCATTCCGAACCGCCTTTCCTGACAGATGTCAACGACGCTCAAAAAAAAGCCGTATTGCACACGGATGGTCCGCTCCTGATTATTGCAGGTGCAGGAAGCGGCAAGACGCGTGTTCTCACCTACCGCATAGCCAATCTTCTTTACCAGAAAAAAGCCTGGCCCAACCAGATACTGGCACTCACATTTACCAACAAAGCTGCCCGCGAGATGCAGGAGCGCATTGTTGATCTGATAGGTGAAAAAGCCAACCGTATCTGGATGGGAACCTTCCACTCCATTTTTTCACGAATCCTCCGATTTGAGGCTGAGCACCTTGGATACACCCGTGATTTCAGTATCTACGATACTGTTGACACCGACCGGGTGATCAAATCCATCCTTCAGGAACTGGGGTTCAACACCCGCGAAGTCAAACCGCAGGCTGTCCGGTTTATTATCAGCAATGCAAAAAATCAGCTGATTTCCCCCGAGGCTTTCAAAAACAAATTCGTCCAGAGTTCGCTTGATGATATCGCCGCTCAGGTGTACGAACGCTACATCGCCCGGTGCAGGCAAAACAATGCCATGGACTTCGACGACTTGTTAATAAAGCCTATCGAACTCTTTGAGCACCATCCGGAAATACTTCAAAAATACCAGAATCATTTTCGATACATTCTGATCGATGAGTATCAGGATACCAATCATGCCCAGTACCGGGCCACGCAGCTGCTGGCCGCCGGACATCAGAATATCTGCGTTGTAGGCGATGATTCGCAAAGCATATACTCGTTCCGCGGAGCGGATATCTCAAATATTCTCAATTTCAAGGAAGATTACCCCGATTCCGCCCAGATCCCCCTGGAACAGAACTACCGCTCGACCAAATCAATTCTGCAATGTGCTGACTCCGTCATCCGGCAAAATACCTCCCGTCTGGATAAAACGCTCTGGACTCAGAATGACAGGGGCGAAATTATCACCGTGCTCGAAAATTATGATGAGCGGGACGAAGCAAACAGAATCGTGCGCTCCATCGAAGATTTGAAAATGCGGGAGCATCTCAGTTTCAGGGATTTCGCCGTGCTTTACCGCACCAATTATCAGAGCAGGGTCCTGGAAGATGCTTTCCGGCGCAGAGGTGTTCCCTATCAGCTAGTCGGCGGTATTTCATTTTATCAGCGAAAGGAAATCAAGGATGTAACAGCGTACCTTCGACTTCTTGTAAATCCTCATGATGATGAATCCCTGCTGCGTGTCATCAATGAACCTGCCCGCGGGGTAGGCGAAAAAACCATAACAAATCTGCAGCAGATAGCCCGCAAACACAACAAGTCATTGTGGGATACCATCGGCGACGTTGAATCTACGGGCATTTACAAGCCTGCAATCGGGCGGATCCGCGACTTTGTCGATATTCTGGAGCGAACCGGCAAGAAGCTCACAGATACAGGTCTGACAGATACGGTCCGTTTTTTACTGGATGAGACCGGATATGTCAAGCAGTTTGTCGAAGAACATTCCCATGACTCCCTGATGCGAAGGCAGAACGTCATGGAATTGCTGAACGCCATTTCCTACTTCGAAAAAAGCAGCAACACCCCTTCCCTGAGTGCCTTTCTACAGGAAATCAGTCTGGTGACAGACCTGGATGCTCATGATACCGATGATCCGGCAGTCACACTGATGACCGTGCACGGATCCAAGGGGCTCGAGTTTCCGGTTGTTTTTATTACCGGACTGGAGGAAGATCTGTTTCCCATCGGCGGGCGCAGCGGAGAAGACGTTGATATTGAAGAAGAGCGGCGGTTGTTTTATGTAGCAATTACCCGGGCAGAAAAGCGGCTGTATTTCAGTTATGCGAAAAACAGGTTCCGCTTTGGCGAGCAGGTGGATATGAACCGCTCGCGCTTTCTGGATGAGGTTGACCCTTCTGTGGTTCGTACCGAAACAGGTGCCACGATCCGCCAGACAGGATCACCCGGCATGGCAGGCCGCTCCGGGAAATCAGGCACCTACATTTCCTATGATCAATCGAACTATGATGGAAATGCCGGTGCAGGCAGTGATTTTCATAGTGAATCGTATGATTCGGCCGCGCCTGCCGATGACGGCGGTGGAATGGGTGTAGAATATGACCAGAATACCGGCGAAATCATCTGGAGATCAGGGATGGCTGTCATCCACAAGAAATTCGGCCCCGGAAAAATTGTTCAATGCCAGGGTCAGGGTGACGATGCACGCCTGACCGTCTTCTTCAAAAATGTCGGGCAGAAAAAACTGGTGGCCAGGCTGGCCCAGCTGAAAGTCATCGGATAG
- the rsmB gene encoding 16S rRNA (cytosine(967)-C(5))-methyltransferase RsmB, whose product MEQTITARQACVNALNFFEENNRTNTELLNKLEGQDRQQANEYYQGILRRKSYLDFLISKYSAVGVEEMNPQFKNILRIGLYDMLFMDGTPDYAAVNEAVELAKAMGGSKSGDLMNAILRRLQRDMPNLPKPDFKDRTKLIATTFSHPEWLVKRWVDRFGEREAFRLMQFNNQHPYYYLRVNGLKTNDRNFSLRLEKADVEFEESDWLPGYYRVNSLQKVRSKGWFQKGLCQVQDVSAGFAPTILDPQPGEEVYDLCAAPGTKTIMLCDLMENKGSIHAIDIDGDRIGSIAENVTNYGADIVKIQRADIIQERFRLVDAVLLDAPCSGTGVLSKRADLRWRRSESDLDEFTRQQDELLDAAANMVKRGGRLVYATCSIEPEENMERIEHFLSVYDNFELEDLDEYLPEEVLSDDGKSYQTIPHIHECDGHFGVLLRRKV is encoded by the coding sequence TTGGAACAGACAATCACAGCTCGTCAGGCATGTGTAAATGCGCTGAACTTTTTTGAAGAAAACAATCGAACAAACACCGAACTGCTCAACAAGCTTGAGGGCCAGGACCGCCAGCAGGCAAACGAGTATTATCAGGGGATCCTGCGCAGAAAAAGCTACCTTGATTTTCTTATATCAAAATACAGCGCCGTCGGTGTGGAGGAAATGAACCCGCAGTTCAAAAATATTCTGCGCATCGGACTTTACGATATGCTTTTTATGGACGGTACTCCCGACTATGCTGCCGTTAATGAAGCGGTAGAGCTGGCAAAGGCAATGGGCGGATCCAAGAGCGGAGATCTTATGAATGCCATCCTTCGCCGCCTGCAGCGCGATATGCCGAATCTGCCAAAACCTGACTTCAAGGACCGGACAAAACTCATTGCCACCACTTTCTCCCACCCCGAATGGCTCGTGAAGCGATGGGTCGACCGGTTTGGAGAGAGAGAGGCGTTCCGGCTGATGCAATTCAACAATCAGCACCCCTACTATTATCTGAGGGTAAACGGTTTAAAGACCAATGACCGAAATTTCAGCCTCCGTCTTGAGAAAGCCGACGTCGAATTCGAGGAAAGTGACTGGCTTCCCGGGTATTACCGTGTGAATTCACTTCAAAAAGTCCGCAGCAAAGGCTGGTTTCAAAAAGGTCTTTGCCAGGTTCAGGATGTTTCCGCCGGATTCGCGCCAACGATACTGGATCCCCAGCCCGGTGAAGAAGTATATGATCTCTGCGCCGCTCCCGGTACAAAAACCATCATGCTTTGTGATCTGATGGAGAACAAGGGCAGTATTCATGCCATTGACATTGATGGTGACCGCATTGGTTCCATCGCCGAAAATGTGACCAACTACGGAGCCGACATTGTCAAGATTCAAAGAGCCGACATTATACAGGAGCGTTTCAGGCTTGTGGATGCCGTCCTTCTTGATGCTCCCTGCAGCGGCACCGGTGTGCTGTCCAAACGAGCCGATCTGCGCTGGAGACGCTCGGAATCTGACCTCGATGAATTCACCCGGCAGCAGGATGAACTCCTTGATGCAGCAGCAAACATGGTCAAACGTGGAGGCCGGCTGGTATATGCCACCTGTTCGATTGAACCGGAAGAAAACATGGAGCGAATAGAGCACTTCCTGTCGGTTTATGACAATTTCGAACTGGAAGATCTCGATGAATACCTTCCCGAAGAGGTTCTTTCCGATGATGGAAAATCCTATCAGACCATTCCCCACATTCATGAATGTGACGGGCACTTCGGTGTGCTGCTGAGAAGAAAGGTATAA